ATCTCCGAAAAAAGTCCTTGACCTTGTACCTAAGTCCAGGCTGTATATTAAAATAGCAAAAGATGCAAGGAGTGAATGAAGATGAAGGAAACCGGGTTGCTCATGGGAGAAGTAGCGAAACAGGCTGGCGTGAACAGGGAGACGATCCGCTATTATGAGCGCATCGGGCTGTTGCGGACTCCTTTGCGCACTCACTCAGGGTATCGCCTTTACCCGTTCGATGTGGTGGCACAAGCCCGGTTCATCAAACGTGCCCAAGAACTGGGATTTTCGCTCAAGGAGATTTCGGAGCTTCTGTCTTTGCGGGTAGACCCGGATACCAACTGCAGTGAGGTCAGAAGACGGGCTGAGGTTAAAATCGCCGACATCGAAGAGAAGATGCAGGCTCTCCAGAGAATGAAGAAGGCGCTCACGAAGCTGGTGGCCTCATGCCGTGGGCGAGGTCCGACGAGCGAGTGCCCGATATTGGAGGCACTGAATAGCGCGTGGAGAAAGAATAATGCTAACAGTTGAACTCATCGTTGCTCCCGATTGCCCGAATGCGAAAGCTGCAAGAGAACAACTGCTGCGGGCGTTCACTGATGCCGGACTTTCTCCTCAATGGCAGGAATGGATCAGTGGTGCTCCTGAGAGTCCGGCATACACGTACGCTTATGGTTCGCCGACCACCCTGGTCAATGGTCAGGATGTTGCTGATGCTTCACCATCGGCTAAGGGACACTCTTGCCGGCTTTACATGGACAGAGAAGGACAATTGAGCGGTGTACCCTCCGTTGAGGCGATTACATCAGCGCTTTTAAGGGCAAAGGGATCAGAATCGCTTGAGACCGGAGCAACTGTCAGGCCCGGAAGTAGTCGGCGCCAAACCTTAGCTGTGATTCCCGCAATCATCACAGCTTTGCTTCCAAAGCTGACCTGCCCTGCTTGCTGGCCAGCTTACGCCGGGCTTCTCAGTGCTTTCGGTCTCGGTTTCGTCAATTACACACCTTACCTGTTGCCGCTGACTGCTCTATTCCTTATTCTGGCAGTCGGTTCGCTCTGGTACGGTGCGAAGAACAGACGAGACTATACGCCATTCATGCTCGGCATCCTCTCGGCGAGCACGGTGATCATCGGCAAGTTCGTCCTCGAATCTAAATGGGCCATGTACGGAGGTATCGCACTCCTGATGGGCGCATCGCTCTGGAACGCATGGCCGCTACGAGTGAGCAAGAGCGGCTCCTGTTCTGAATGCGCTCCAACTGGAACACTTATGCAAAAAGATTTGCAAAAATTAAGTAAAGAAAGGAGACAATAACAATGCGCAAAAAACGCAAAATTGAAGTCTTCAGTGCGGGATGTCCCGCATGCGAAGCGACGATCGAGCTGGTTAATCGAGTTGCCTGCCCATCCTGCGAGGTCAGCGTCTTGGATATGAGAGATCCCAGCATTGCGGGCAGGGCGAAAAGCCTGGGGATTCGCACGGTTCCCACTGTGGTGATTAACGGTAGACTGGCTGATTGTTGCGCAGGACG
This sequence is a window from Acidobacteriota bacterium. Protein-coding genes within it:
- a CDS encoding MerR family DNA-binding protein; translation: MKETGLLMGEVAKQAGVNRETIRYYERIGLLRTPLRTHSGYRLYPFDVVAQARFIKRAQELGFSLKEISELLSLRVDPDTNCSEVRRRAEVKIADIEEKMQALQRMKKALTKLVASCRGRGPTSECPILEALNSAWRKNNANS
- a CDS encoding MerC family mercury resistance protein, whose product is MLTVELIVAPDCPNAKAAREQLLRAFTDAGLSPQWQEWISGAPESPAYTYAYGSPTTLVNGQDVADASPSAKGHSCRLYMDREGQLSGVPSVEAITSALLRAKGSESLETGATVRPGSSRRQTLAVIPAIITALLPKLTCPACWPAYAGLLSAFGLGFVNYTPYLLPLTALFLILAVGSLWYGAKNRRDYTPFMLGILSASTVIIGKFVLESKWAMYGGIALLMGASLWNAWPLRVSKSGSCSECAPTGTLMQKDLQKLSKERRQ
- a CDS encoding thioredoxin family protein — encoded protein: MRKKRKIEVFSAGCPACEATIELVNRVACPSCEVSVLDMRDPSIAGRAKSLGIRTVPTVVINGRLADCCAGRSPDEATLRAAGLGQPI